Proteins encoded by one window of Desulfovibrio ferrophilus:
- a CDS encoding ABC transporter permease encodes MHFGLRIALSSLRTHKLRTVLAMLGVFLGALALTGVQHVSMAMERKAEIETEKLGPNLFMARAGGVRFRRSGGVRTTSSPITFKISDAEALIEGLPGALEGTPFIQQSMGVRSGATKITALLMATTPDYQTIRSVRPQAGRFFNTEEVQSRAMVCVLGEKIAQRLFGGAQQAVGREVSFYRARAKVVGVMEPKGADIVGTDQDELIYLPLSTYMRRMSNQDHITGAYIRLARGTNLEVTKDAATTILRSRHSILPGSEDDFSVLTAKDTIKLQTQALDLVGTLGLISSSVSFAVGGLGILSIMILLVRARRLEIGVRRAVGARRGDIIAQFLFEAGLLSGVGGTLGVACSMGLVLLVHLLADFPFVVSPLLLVSVLIGSVLLGLAAGVYPAWQASRFEVLDILRSQN; translated from the coding sequence ATGCATTTTGGATTGCGCATCGCCCTGTCGTCACTGAGGACGCACAAGCTGAGAACTGTTCTGGCCATGCTGGGAGTCTTTCTGGGTGCGCTGGCACTGACTGGTGTACAACATGTCTCCATGGCCATGGAGCGCAAAGCCGAGATCGAAACCGAAAAGCTGGGGCCGAACCTGTTCATGGCCCGCGCGGGAGGCGTCCGTTTCCGCCGCAGCGGCGGCGTCCGCACTACATCAAGCCCCATCACCTTCAAGATTTCGGACGCCGAAGCCCTGATTGAAGGCCTGCCCGGCGCTCTGGAAGGCACGCCCTTTATCCAGCAGAGCATGGGGGTACGCTCCGGAGCCACCAAAATCACCGCCCTGCTCATGGCGACCACCCCAGATTATCAGACCATTCGCAGCGTTCGTCCCCAGGCCGGTCGTTTCTTCAACACCGAGGAAGTCCAATCCAGAGCCATGGTCTGCGTGCTCGGGGAAAAGATAGCTCAACGACTGTTCGGAGGAGCGCAGCAGGCCGTGGGGAGGGAGGTGTCCTTTTACCGGGCCCGAGCCAAGGTCGTTGGGGTCATGGAACCCAAGGGTGCGGACATCGTGGGCACCGATCAGGATGAACTCATCTACCTACCGCTTTCCACCTACATGCGCCGCATGTCCAATCAGGACCACATCACGGGCGCCTACATCCGGCTGGCCCGGGGAACAAACCTCGAAGTCACCAAGGACGCAGCGACCACGATTCTGCGCTCGCGCCATTCCATCCTGCCCGGGTCCGAAGATGATTTTTCGGTACTCACGGCCAAGGACACAATCAAACTCCAGACGCAGGCCCTTGATCTGGTCGGCACGCTGGGACTCATCAGCTCCTCAGTCTCCTTCGCCGTGGGTGGATTGGGAATTCTGTCCATCATGATTCTGCTGGTGCGCGCCCGCAGACTGGAGATCGGCGTCCGCCGAGCCGTCGGTGCCCGCCGCGGCGACATCATCGCCCAGTTCCTGTTCGAAGCCGGTCTGCTCTCCGGTGTGGGGGGCACTCTTGGTGTCGCATGCTCCATGGGCCTGGTCCTGCTGGTCCACCTTCTGGCGGACTTTCCCTTTGTGGTCAGCCCGCTCCTGCTCGTCTCAGTATTAATCGGTTCCGTACTGTTAGGGCTTGCCGCAGGCGTCTACCCGGCCTGGCAAGCCTCCCGCTTTGAGGTTCTTGATATCCTGCGCAGCCAGAATTAA
- a CDS encoding metal ABC transporter ATP-binding protein: protein MTKQITPIAVNSPHAEPDKAQDEAIRLDNVSAAYGQHVAMRGVNISLRHGDFLGVIGPNGAGKTTMLTVVNGLGRVVGGTVTALGQRVTPKTAGELRKSIGYVAQQQDIDPLLPISVRESILTGCYGLVGLLRSVPPIFHQRTEELMHLVGLSSLAERPLGHLSGGEQQRVAIARALLQRPRILLLDEPTASLDWQAQREILGLVQKLHLKFSLTSMIVTHDLNTLPDICNRIACMKNGQLLWEGPPEQAVDETRLNELYGTNIHIAEINGRKHICY from the coding sequence ATGACCAAGCAGATCACCCCAATTGCAGTGAACTCTCCGCATGCTGAACCGGACAAGGCCCAAGACGAGGCCATTCGCCTGGACAACGTCAGTGCGGCCTACGGACAGCACGTGGCCATGCGCGGGGTAAACATCTCCCTGCGCCACGGAGATTTTCTGGGAGTCATCGGCCCCAACGGGGCAGGCAAAACCACCATGCTCACCGTGGTCAACGGGTTGGGCCGGGTGGTGGGAGGAACAGTCACGGCACTGGGCCAACGCGTGACTCCAAAAACCGCAGGAGAATTACGCAAGAGCATCGGCTATGTGGCTCAACAGCAGGACATCGACCCCCTGCTGCCCATTTCAGTGCGTGAATCCATCCTCACAGGCTGCTATGGACTTGTGGGCCTGCTGCGCTCCGTGCCGCCTATCTTCCATCAGCGCACCGAAGAACTCATGCATCTGGTGGGCCTGAGTTCATTGGCCGAACGCCCCTTGGGGCATCTGTCCGGCGGAGAGCAGCAACGTGTAGCCATTGCCCGAGCACTGTTGCAACGCCCGCGCATCCTGCTGCTGGATGAACCCACAGCCTCTCTTGACTGGCAGGCCCAGCGCGAAATCCTGGGGCTGGTGCAGAAGCTACACCTCAAGTTTTCCCTGACCAGCATGATCGTGACCCATGACCTGAATACCCTGCCCGACATCTGCAACCGCATCGCCTGCATGAAAAACGGGCAACTCCTCTGGGAAGGCCCACCGGAACAAGCCGTGGACGAAACACGGCTCAACGAGCTGTACGGCACGAACATTCACATCGCCGAGATCAACGGGCGAAAACATATCTGCTACTAG
- a CDS encoding DUF2156 domain-containing protein, whose amino-acid sequence MMSTCTGVDFKPISLDGQDEYLKRFAECPQKVSDYSFTNIWGWAEHYGLEWFFGESHVWLRQTRPEVVYWAPVGPWKNVPWDQCPTLPNCGPFTRVPEELALLWQDCFGDRLELTEARQHWDYVYSVPELTVLSGNRFHKKKNLLNQFKKKYDYHYHSMTRDCVEDVLDMQMDWFNWRDAESRAVLSAENTAIQRVLQNWDDLRGVFGGVIEVDGSKAAYTVGEHLCDKTLVIHFEKGITHYKGIYQAVNQMFLEGEAEVYEFVNREQDLGDPGLRKAKESYHPVKYQKKFEVAIAS is encoded by the coding sequence ATGATGAGCACCTGCACTGGCGTTGATTTCAAGCCCATCTCTCTGGATGGGCAGGACGAATATCTCAAACGGTTTGCCGAGTGTCCGCAGAAGGTCTCGGACTACAGCTTCACCAACATCTGGGGTTGGGCCGAGCATTACGGACTGGAATGGTTTTTTGGTGAATCACACGTCTGGCTCAGGCAGACTCGCCCCGAGGTTGTGTATTGGGCCCCTGTGGGGCCATGGAAAAATGTGCCCTGGGACCAATGCCCCACCTTGCCCAACTGCGGCCCGTTCACCCGGGTACCCGAGGAATTGGCACTGCTGTGGCAGGATTGCTTCGGTGATCGCCTGGAATTGACCGAGGCCCGCCAGCATTGGGACTATGTGTATTCCGTCCCGGAATTGACGGTGTTGTCCGGCAATCGTTTTCACAAGAAGAAGAATCTACTCAATCAGTTCAAGAAAAAGTATGACTACCACTACCATTCCATGACCCGTGATTGCGTGGAAGATGTGCTGGACATGCAGATGGACTGGTTCAACTGGCGTGATGCCGAATCGCGTGCCGTGCTTTCCGCTGAGAATACCGCTATCCAGCGCGTGTTGCAGAACTGGGATGATTTGCGCGGGGTGTTCGGCGGCGTGATCGAGGTGGATGGCTCCAAAGCTGCCTACACCGTGGGTGAACACCTCTGCGATAAGACTCTGGTGATCCATTTCGAGAAGGGAATAACCCACTACAAAGGTATTTATCAGGCCGTGAATCAGATGTTCCTGGAGGGCGAAGCCGAGGTCTATGAATTCGTGAACCGCGAGCAGGACCTGGGTGACCCGGGGCTGCGCAAGGCCAAGGAATCCTATCATCCCGTCAAGTATCAGAAGAAGTTCGAAGTCGCTATTGCGTCCTGA
- a CDS encoding metal ABC transporter substrate-binding protein yields the protein MIMRIVPALLICLSLMLPRPAQAEDQPLRLLAGTTMLADILHDLCPQAEVRALIPGGACPGHYDLRPADLVLLNKAEALFLHPWQQDLENMRILIDAAANAQLHVEIVAEPGNSMLPQVHARYTRAMAQRLGEIAPQQNQAIQNAAKRRLARITTLEQELLFRLHQAGAQRHPVVCAQMQEGLARWAGFPVATVFYRPGDMNPEQMARVVDAGKSGKATLVIDNLQSGDGGRGLAEELSARRIMLSNFPGGFPDTNTWEDALRVNIERLLNALQGSEYNS from the coding sequence CCCTGCCCTGCTGATCTGCCTATCGTTGATGCTCCCCAGGCCCGCGCAGGCTGAAGACCAACCCCTGCGTCTGCTGGCAGGGACCACAATGCTTGCAGACATCCTGCACGACCTCTGCCCTCAGGCCGAGGTCAGAGCACTCATTCCGGGTGGAGCCTGCCCCGGTCACTATGACCTGCGGCCCGCCGATCTGGTTCTGTTGAACAAGGCCGAAGCCCTGTTTTTACACCCCTGGCAACAAGATTTGGAAAACATGCGTATCCTGATCGATGCCGCCGCCAATGCACAATTGCACGTTGAAATCGTGGCCGAACCAGGTAACTCCATGCTGCCCCAGGTCCATGCCCGCTACACCCGGGCCATGGCCCAACGGCTCGGGGAGATTGCCCCGCAACAAAATCAAGCCATTCAAAACGCCGCCAAACGACGCTTGGCTCGTATCACCACTCTGGAGCAGGAACTCCTGTTCCGATTGCATCAAGCCGGAGCCCAAAGGCACCCCGTGGTCTGTGCCCAGATGCAGGAAGGCCTTGCACGCTGGGCAGGATTCCCCGTGGCCACGGTCTTCTATCGCCCCGGTGACATGAATCCCGAGCAAATGGCCAGGGTCGTGGACGCAGGCAAAAGCGGCAAAGCCACTCTGGTCATCGACAATCTGCAAAGCGGTGACGGAGGCCGGGGGTTGGCCGAAGAGCTTTCGGCACGGCGCATCATGCTCTCCAACTTTCCCGGAGGCTTTCCCGATACCAACACATGGGAGGATGCCCTGAGAGTCAATATCGAGCGCCTGCTCAACGCCCTGCAAGGAAGTGAATACAACTCATGA
- a CDS encoding class I SAM-dependent methyltransferase: MYADKTRFFDAQANAPWAAADYGHEEAPKLERLFAQTGPLAGCRVLEPGCGTGRLTAELANRVGPEGHVLGMDISPEMIRLAQERLRDIPNATALTGSLEEQPLEPDGFDVALCHQVFPHIEDQPSALRCMALALRPGGSLIIHHFINSETINDHHRKAGTAVEHDLMPEPTEIRAMLRDAGFEPGVLLDDELGYLLTARLKAS, encoded by the coding sequence ATGTACGCTGACAAAACCAGATTTTTCGATGCCCAGGCCAATGCCCCATGGGCCGCTGCCGACTACGGACATGAAGAAGCTCCCAAGCTGGAACGACTCTTTGCGCAGACCGGTCCCCTTGCAGGATGCAGAGTACTGGAACCCGGCTGTGGCACGGGTCGATTGACCGCTGAACTCGCCAATAGGGTCGGCCCTGAGGGTCATGTATTGGGCATGGACATCAGCCCCGAAATGATCCGCCTGGCTCAGGAACGGCTCCGCGACATCCCCAACGCCACCGCCCTGACGGGGTCACTGGAGGAGCAACCCCTGGAACCGGACGGCTTCGACGTCGCACTCTGTCATCAGGTCTTTCCGCACATCGAGGATCAACCTTCGGCCCTGCGCTGCATGGCCTTGGCTTTGCGCCCAGGCGGATCGTTGATCATTCATCACTTCATCAATTCAGAAACCATCAATGATCACCATCGCAAGGCAGGCACTGCCGTGGAGCACGACCTGATGCCCGAGCCTACGGAGATCCGCGCCATGCTGCGCGACGCAGGGTTTGAGCCCGGCGTGCTGCTGGATGATGAATTGGGCTACCTGCTCACGGCTCGTCTCAAGGCGAGCTAA
- a CDS encoding metal ABC transporter permease — MDFSILHYGFMQKAFLAGLLGGVSCAITGVLVVTMRITAIGTCMAHAAFAGALLGMLMGSPDGLAMAFVFSLGVAGLIGPLSDRTDFAPETVVGIVFSAMLGLAFLFIGLMPGPKSKALNLFWGSILTVGKLDLWVMGAVTIILLAALMLFFKEVRAVLCHRSVALAAGIPATAIYYAMLIATGATVTASLRSIGGLLIYSLIINPAAAAYQLSYDLKRIFILAAVFGVVSCWGGLLASYAFDIPSGAVIVMISTLLFVLCTLFSPKKKGLSRRQRLSLNFSGEVQTTSPIAPERNHVR, encoded by the coding sequence ATGGATTTTTCGATTCTGCACTATGGATTCATGCAAAAAGCCTTTCTGGCCGGTCTGCTGGGCGGAGTGTCCTGCGCCATAACCGGAGTTCTGGTCGTGACCATGCGCATCACGGCCATCGGCACGTGCATGGCCCACGCCGCCTTTGCCGGGGCCTTGCTGGGGATGCTCATGGGCTCGCCGGACGGACTGGCCATGGCCTTTGTCTTCAGTTTAGGCGTCGCCGGACTCATCGGCCCACTTTCGGACAGGACGGACTTTGCCCCGGAAACCGTAGTGGGCATCGTGTTCTCGGCCATGCTCGGACTGGCTTTTCTGTTTATCGGCCTGATGCCCGGCCCCAAGTCCAAAGCCCTGAACCTGTTCTGGGGCAGTATCCTGACCGTGGGTAAACTTGACCTGTGGGTCATGGGAGCAGTCACCATCATTCTGCTGGCAGCCCTGATGCTCTTCTTCAAGGAGGTCAGGGCCGTGCTCTGTCACCGCAGCGTTGCCCTTGCCGCAGGAATTCCCGCCACAGCAATCTACTACGCCATGTTGATTGCTACCGGAGCCACAGTCACGGCGTCACTGCGCAGTATCGGTGGCCTGCTCATCTACAGCCTGATCATCAATCCAGCGGCGGCGGCCTATCAACTCTCCTACGATCTCAAGCGCATCTTCATTCTGGCCGCAGTGTTTGGCGTGGTGTCCTGCTGGGGCGGCCTGTTGGCGTCCTATGCCTTCGACATTCCCTCGGGCGCGGTCATCGTCATGATTTCCACGCTTCTGTTCGTGCTCTGCACCCTGTTCTCCCCCAAAAAAAAGGGGCTTTCGCGCCGTCAACGGCTCTCACTCAACTTCTCGGGAGAAGTCCAAACCACTTCACCCATCGCACCGGAGAGAAACCATGTACGCTGA
- a CDS encoding CerR family C-terminal domain-containing protein yields the protein MKINHTELSTKERLFKAAIRVFAEKGYEAATVRDICHRADANVASVNYHYGDKEKLYFQVVLEIFKVTRETRTPHLSPDAPPYDRLKTFIRSTFEEILPSAYLSKDQEECMAMGTIFMLEMARPTGALDSIVKDYISPDNDELNNILTAILGEDAPPEMIGMSAASVIAQPLHFFYSMPIIQRLNPDKGEFLTDPGFIDYATEHIFQFCVGGLEHFKKNLRGK from the coding sequence ATGAAAATCAATCATACCGAACTGAGCACCAAAGAGCGCCTGTTCAAGGCGGCTATCCGTGTATTCGCAGAGAAGGGATACGAGGCCGCCACCGTCCGTGACATCTGCCATCGCGCAGATGCAAATGTGGCTTCCGTCAATTACCACTATGGGGACAAGGAAAAGCTCTACTTCCAGGTCGTGCTGGAAATTTTCAAGGTCACCCGCGAAACCCGTACTCCGCATCTCAGTCCAGATGCCCCGCCCTATGACCGGCTCAAGACCTTCATCAGGTCCACCTTCGAAGAAATCCTGCCCAGTGCCTATCTCAGCAAAGACCAAGAAGAATGCATGGCCATGGGAACCATATTCATGCTGGAAATGGCCCGGCCCACCGGAGCCCTGGACAGCATCGTCAAAGACTACATCAGCCCGGACAACGATGAACTCAACAATATCCTAACCGCCATACTGGGAGAAGACGCACCACCAGAAATGATCGGCATGAGCGCGGCCAGTGTCATCGCACAACCGCTGCATTTTTTCTATTCCATGCCCATCATCCAGCGACTGAACCCCGACAAGGGAGAATTCCTCACGGACCCGGGGTTTATCGACTACGCCACGGAACACATCTTTCAATTCTGCGTGGGTGGACTGGAGCATTTCAAAAAGAATCTCAGGGGGAAATAA
- a CDS encoding efflux RND transporter periplasmic adaptor subunit translates to MFSLRSIAAALVIIVTISSSGLASATEVTALASSRMVVLTGFTRARATLDLVAEEAGRIDSVKAEIGDTIGQDGIFARIDDTFIRLDLDNNRVQQADLRSRIDFNKKEAERYRELVAKNTAAQSTLDSMEQTLDASRFELNALTVQERILLERLERTRIKAPAQWKIITREVEPGQWVNTGQIVGKAGDFSTLLVPFALAPEQYVALRRSTAPLTLNMPELGISIPARVERVNPGFDPDTRKIAIDLTVSKGLDELRGGLRTILTLEMPEATGAVLLPKAAIEERYEDHWVTRDNGERIRVVLLGNHSGPDGSLLRVTGDGLQPGDKFRLMGKE, encoded by the coding sequence ATGTTCTCACTTCGCAGCATTGCCGCAGCTCTTGTGATCATCGTCACCATATCCTCATCAGGCCTTGCCTCGGCAACCGAAGTCACGGCCTTGGCGTCCTCGCGCATGGTGGTCCTGACAGGCTTCACTCGTGCCCGGGCCACTCTGGATCTCGTCGCCGAAGAGGCCGGACGGATCGACTCCGTCAAAGCGGAGATCGGTGACACCATCGGTCAGGACGGAATCTTTGCCCGCATCGATGACACCTTCATCCGCCTGGATCTGGACAACAACCGGGTGCAGCAGGCCGACCTGCGCTCCCGCATCGACTTCAACAAAAAAGAAGCCGAGCGGTACCGAGAGCTCGTGGCCAAGAACACCGCCGCTCAATCGACTCTGGACTCCATGGAACAGACTTTGGACGCCAGCCGTTTCGAGCTGAATGCACTGACCGTTCAGGAACGGATCCTGCTCGAACGTCTGGAGCGCACCCGCATCAAGGCTCCGGCACAATGGAAAATCATCACCCGCGAAGTGGAACCCGGGCAGTGGGTCAATACCGGTCAGATCGTAGGCAAGGCTGGCGATTTCTCGACCCTGTTGGTCCCCTTTGCTCTGGCGCCAGAACAATACGTCGCCCTGCGTAGATCCACGGCGCCCCTGACTCTGAACATGCCTGAGCTCGGAATCTCCATTCCGGCCAGGGTGGAACGCGTCAACCCTGGCTTTGACCCTGACACTCGAAAGATCGCCATTGATCTGACCGTGAGTAAGGGACTCGATGAATTGCGCGGCGGACTGCGGACCATACTGACTCTGGAAATGCCCGAAGCCACAGGCGCTGTGCTGCTGCCCAAGGCTGCCATCGAGGAACGTTATGAGGATCACTGGGTGACCCGTGATAACGGCGAACGCATCCGTGTGGTCCTGTTGGGCAACCACAGCGGGCCTGACGGTTCCCTGTTGCGAGTTACCGGCGATGGTTTGCAACCTGGAGACAAATTCCGCCTGATGGGCAAGGAGTAA
- a CDS encoding MATE family efflux transporter encodes MTSEETSRPYRTIWRLAWPQALMMFFHFWIGFVDVYVAGLMNREVQAALGLITSCLFFLLIIAISVANGSVAAISQSLGAGLTARARRYVGLCLEIGALGGLLFMVGGVAAKDLLLAALHVPMEIRGITAEFLDVYALLLPSYYLLVITNAVFRARKEVMIPTATMLVITVVNALADFGLGLGLWGLPRLEHQGLAWATFWSVSAGALVNLFMLWRKGLLNRKTFPPLRWVRAALPYLMKVAWPSGLMQIFWQTGYLVLFAIAASLPVNSVNALAGMTAGLRIEAILFLAGFAFNMTASVLVGNYLGAGEPATAKRFGYMIWGIGVVSIGLLTLVVWQFVAPIAALMSTEVGVRVQIESYLFYNLLAIPFTLTSMIIGGALNGAGATLYNTAVFGVTVWCVRLPLAWYLGHVLIAEASGIWMAMLCSQAVQAFLILWVYQFKDWSRFGMIQKRNKVQPLVGVAPAGVNLRK; translated from the coding sequence ATGACTTCCGAAGAGACCTCCCGCCCTTACCGCACCATCTGGCGACTGGCCTGGCCCCAGGCGTTGATGATGTTTTTCCATTTCTGGATCGGATTTGTGGATGTCTATGTGGCGGGCCTGATGAACCGCGAGGTTCAGGCCGCCTTGGGCTTGATCACTTCCTGCCTGTTCTTTTTGCTCATCATCGCCATTTCCGTGGCCAATGGATCGGTGGCGGCCATCAGCCAGTCTCTGGGAGCTGGACTGACTGCCCGAGCCCGCCGTTATGTGGGCTTGTGTCTGGAGATTGGTGCCTTGGGCGGTCTGCTCTTTATGGTGGGCGGCGTGGCGGCCAAGGACCTGTTGCTGGCCGCCCTGCACGTGCCCATGGAGATTCGGGGTATTACTGCCGAGTTTTTGGACGTCTATGCCCTGCTCTTGCCTTCGTATTATCTGTTGGTCATCACCAACGCCGTGTTCCGGGCGCGCAAGGAAGTGATGATTCCCACGGCCACCATGCTGGTCATCACCGTGGTCAACGCCCTGGCTGATTTCGGGCTGGGCTTGGGACTGTGGGGGTTGCCTCGTCTGGAACATCAGGGTCTGGCCTGGGCCACGTTCTGGTCCGTGAGTGCGGGTGCCCTTGTGAATCTGTTCATGCTGTGGCGCAAGGGCTTGCTGAACCGCAAAACGTTCCCCCCTTTGCGTTGGGTCCGTGCGGCCTTGCCCTATCTGATGAAGGTGGCTTGGCCCTCGGGGTTAATGCAGATTTTCTGGCAGACGGGATATCTGGTGTTGTTCGCCATTGCCGCCAGCCTGCCCGTGAATAGCGTCAATGCCCTGGCAGGCATGACTGCTGGCCTGCGCATCGAAGCCATTCTGTTTCTGGCAGGATTCGCGTTCAATATGACGGCCTCGGTGCTGGTGGGGAACTACCTCGGGGCCGGGGAACCGGCTACAGCCAAGCGGTTCGGATATATGATCTGGGGCATCGGTGTGGTCTCCATCGGTCTGCTGACATTGGTGGTATGGCAATTTGTTGCCCCCATCGCCGCGCTCATGTCCACAGAGGTGGGGGTGCGGGTCCAGATCGAGAGCTATCTGTTCTATAATCTGCTGGCCATTCCATTTACCCTGACCAGCATGATTATTGGCGGAGCTCTGAACGGGGCCGGGGCCACTCTGTACAATACCGCTGTGTTCGGCGTGACGGTGTGGTGTGTGCGTTTGCCGCTTGCCTGGTATCTGGGGCATGTGCTCATTGCCGAGGCTTCTGGAATCTGGATGGCCATGCTTTGTTCTCAGGCTGTACAGGCATTCCTGATACTGTGGGTTTATCAATTCAAGGACTGGTCGCGTTTTGGCATGATCCAGAAGCGAAACAAGGTTCAACCGCTGGTGGGGGTCGCGCCCGCCGGAGTGAATCTCAGAAAGTGA